CGCCATCGACATCTGCAAGAACGTCGACCATTGTCAGCTCGAATTGGCCTCACCCGGGGATCTCCTGGAGACCAAGGAGAGGGTCGAGGCGCTCGGACGCCGGATCATCGCCGAAGAAGCCGACGTCCGCGACTTCGACGCCATGAAGGCTGTCGTGGACCGCGGCGTTGCCGAATTCGGCAGGCTAGACATCATTTTGGCCAACGCAGGCATCGGCAACGGCGGACAGACCATCGAGACTCTGGAAGAGCCCGTGTGGCAGGCGATGATGGACATCAACCTCACGGGCGTATGGAAAACCGTGAAGGCCGGGATCCCGCACATGATCGCCGGAGGGCGGGGCGGATCGATCGTGTTGACCAGCTCGGTGGCAGGGCTGAAGGCCTATCCGCAGATGGGTCAATATGTTTCGGCCAAGCACGGTGTCGTCGGCCTGATGCGCTCCTGCGCGGTCGAGCTGGGCCAGCACATGATCAGGGTGAACAGCGTGCATCCCACGCACGTCAACACCCCGCTGGTGATGAACCAGCAGACCTTCGATCTCTTCCGGCCGGATCTGGAGAGCCCCGGCCCCGACGACATCGCACCCATCTGCCAGATGTTCCACACCATGCCCAGACCATGGGTCGAGGCCGAAGACATCACCAACGCCGTGATGTTCTTCGCCTCGGACGACTCGCGCTTCGTTACCGGCGTCGCCATGCCGATCGACCTGGGCAGCTGCCTGAAGTAGGACGCGCTACCTCGGCGTCGCCGCTCGCCGGGTCAGAAAGTCGATCTGCAGATAGATCGAATAGAGCACCAGGGCCGGCAGGATGATGAACGGGACGTTCTCGGCGATGAATTTGAACCAGAGCCCGAAGGCGCCCTGTCCGATATCGCCGAAGCCGGACCGGACCTCGGAAAGGAAGTACACGCCGGTGCTGCTCGCCAGCATCGCGACGCCTGCGAACGCCAGCCACAGGTTCTTGATGCGGGACTCGGTGGGCAGGTCGGGCCGGATCAGGCGGGTCCAGACCAGGAACACCGTCACGCCGACGGCGACACCCACCAACTCCAGGCCGAAGATCCAGTTGTTGCCGCTGGTGTAGCGGGTATCGGCCAGACCGTACTGCCACCACAACCACTTCCAGCCGGGATCGTCGGTCGGGGTCCACAGGTTCAGGGGATGGCCGATCAGAAAGATCAGCTCGTAACCGATCTGGCTCCCTGCCGTGTAGGGGAGGTAGAACAGCGTGAGTTCGGCGGCCTTGTCGACGCGAGTTCGGTTCTCTCCGGGTGCATTCCAGAGGAGAACGAAGGGGAGCAGGATCACGGGGATACCGAACAGCAGGTTGGCGACGACGTCGACGGTGAACGTCGGGGGCAGAATTCCGACACCGACGCCGACCACCACGAGAACGAAGGCCGCACCGGTGAATGCCGCCGCGGCCAGGTAGATCCGCCGCCGGTGCGGCGCCCAAGGCCTGGCGAAGTTCGGCTCACCCCCACCCGGCCGGGGGGAGATCTGTGTCGATATCTGCTCTGGCATGCCGGTTTACGTTCCTTTGCTTCCTGCCGCGATCGAGATCGACTTGGTGTCGGTGTAGCCGTCGAGGCCCTCGCGGCCGAGCTCACGTCCGTAGCCGCTGCCTTTCACACCGCCGAAAGGCGCGAACGGGTCCATGGTGTAGCCCTGGTTGACGCCGAAGGTCCCGGTCCGGATACGGGCGGCGACGCCGAGTCCGCGCTCGGTGTCCTCGGTGAACACCGACCCCGCGAGGCCGTAGTCGGAGTCGTTGGCGATCGCCACCGCCTCGTCCTCGTCGGAGAACGGGATGACGGTCAGCACCGGACCGAAGATCTCCTCGCGGGCGATGCGCATGTCGTTGGTGGCGTCGGTGAACAGGGTCGGACGGACGAACCACCCCTTTTCGACGCCGTCGGGCATCTCGGCCCCGCCGGTGACCAGGCGTGCACCTTCTTCCCGGCCCGTGTCGATGTAGCCGCGAACCCGCTGCTGCTGGCGTTGCGCGACCAGCGGGCCGACCTGGGTGGCACTGTCCGTCGGGTCACCGATCACCAGCGACGCCATCTCGGCCGCGAGTGCGTCGGTGAACTCGCCGGCGCGGGCTGCGGGCACCAGGATCCGGGTGAGCGCGTTGCAGATCTGACCGCTGTTGCTCAGGCTGGCCGACCGCACGCCTGCCGCAACGGCGGCGGGGTCGGCATCGTCGAGCACGATTGCGGCGGACTTGCCGCCGAGTTCGAGGCTGACGCGTTTCAGACCGGCCGCGCACGCCGCGGCGACACTCTTACCCGCAGCCGTCGAGCCCGTGAACGAAACCTTGTCCACCCCCGGGTGCTTCACCAGATACTCGCCGAGCGACCCGTCGCCCGGCAGCACACTCACCACGCCTGCCGGCAGATCCGACTCCGCGATCATCTCGGCCAGCAGTAGCGCGTCGAGCGGTGACTCCGGCGCCGGCTTGAGGATGACGGCGCAGCCGGCGAGCAGGGCGGGGATCAGCTTGGTGACGATGAGGAACTGCGGCATGTTCCACGGCACGATCGCGGCGACCACACCCACCGGCTCACGGCGGATGTGGATGTCGGCGCCGTACCTCCCCGGGCGCGTTTCGCGGAACGGGTAGTCCTCGGCCAGATCGCAGAAGGCGGTCATCATCGTCCACGGCAACGCGACCTGCGCGCGCTGCGCGAAGCTGATGGGTGCACCGATCTCGGAGGTGATGGTCTCGGCCATCTGGGAGCGTCGTTCGCCGTAGAGGGCGGCCAGGCGCCGCACGGCCGCGATGCGTTCGGCGGGATCCATCCGCGGCCACGGGCCGGATTCGAACGCCGTCCGCGCGGCGGCGACCGCCGCCTCCACGTCGCCGGGGCCCGCCGCCGCGACATGCGCGATCGGTTCCTCGGTATGCGGGGCGATGACTTCGATCCATTGCCCGGCGGTCGGGTCACACCACCTGCCACCGATGAAGAGCTCATCCGGACGCACCTGTTCGACTTCCTTCCGCCGAGGCGACGACCCGGCAATATCAACTACTTGCGATTGATCGGACGAGCATATACCGTCGGCCATGCGGGCTCTGCGAAATGACGAAAAGGCGTCTGCGCCTGATTGTTTGCCTGAGCCACTCGAATCGGCACGTCGCCGAGGCGGGTAGCGCGGCACGAACACCGGTCAACAGGAGACGACAATGGCCCGATTTCCCAAGCCACCCGAAGGCAGCTGGACCGAACACTACCCGCAACTGGGGACGGGACCGGTGTCCTACGAGGACTCCATCGACCCGCAGTTCTACGAGATCGAGCGCAAGGCGGTGTTCAAGCGTGCCTGGCTCAACGTCGGTCGGGTGGAACAGATCCCCCGTAAGGGCAGCTACTTCACCAAAGAGCTGAAGGTCGCCAACACCTCCATCATCGTCGTGCGCACGACCGCCGGTGAGGTGAAGGCCTACCACAACATCTGCCGGCACCGGGGCAACAAGTTGGTGTGGAACGACATGCCGCTCGAGGAGACCAGCGGTGTGTGCCGGCAGTTCACCTGCAAGTACCACGCGTGGCGCTACGACCTCGACGGAAACCTGACCTTCGTGCAGCAGGAGGGTGAGTTCTTCGATCTGGACAAGAGTCGCTACGGCCTGGTGCCCGTCCACTGCGACGTCTGGGAGGGGTTCATCTTCGTCAACTTCGCCCAAGAGCCCGAGCGGACGCTGCGAGATTTCCTCGGTCCGATGATCACCGACCTGGAGGGCTATCCCTTCGGCAGGATGACGTCGCGGTTCCACTACCGGTCGGACGTGAAGGCGAACTGGAAGCTGTACATGGATGCGTTCCAGGAGTTCTACCACGCACCGGTACTGCATGCGAACCAGTCACCGACGGCGTATTCGAAGGCCGCCGCGGAGGCCGGATTCGAAGCGCCGCACTATCGGATCGAAGGGCCGCACCGACTGGTGAGCACGTCAGGCATACGGGCCTGGGAGATGGCCGACGAGATGCGCAAGCCCATCGAGGACATCTGCCAGAGCGGGCTTTTCGGCCCCTGGGACAAACCGGATCTGGGGGAGATGCCGGCCGGCCTCAACCCCGCGAAGTGCGAGCCGTGGGGCCTGGACTCGTTCCAGCTGTTCCCGAATTTCGTGATCCTCTTCTGGGGGCAGGGCTGGTACCTGACCTACCACTACTGGCCGACGTCGCACAACACGCATGTCTTCGAGGGCACCGTGTACTTCCCGCAGCCGCGTACGCCGCGGGAGCGCATCGCCCAGGAACTGGCCGCCGTGTCGTTCAAGGAGTACGGACTCCAGGACGCCAACACGCTGGAGGCGACGCAGACGATGGTCGAATCGCGCGTTCTCGAGAACTTCGTGCTCTGCGATCAGGAAGTGCTGATCCGGCACCTGCACAAGGAGACGGCCGCCTGGGTCGAGGAATACCAGCGCACAACGGCGGCGGGGGTGTGAGCATGGCGGGTGTGAGCACCGCGCAGACCACGACGGCGGAGACCGCGGCGAAACTGCCTCCTGAGTTCGCCGACCTCGAGGAGTTCTCCGATTGGTGTCTCGGCTCCGAGGCTGAGCGCTACGCCAAGCGGCTGGCCTCGTCGATGCGTGAGATGCAGGCGTTCTACGACGCCGTCACGGCGCGGGCGGAGGAGGCGATCTCCTACTGCGACAAGTTCCCCCTCGACGACTTGCCCGAGGACGTGCTGAACCTGATGCATCTGCTGTATTCGATGATCCAGGTGTCGTTCCCGGTCGAATGCTGGAAGCAACCGAAGGTGCCCGACACGGGCGCGACGAGCCTGGACTGCGACTCCGAGCCCAGGCCGTGACGCAGCCGGGTCCCGGCACGAAGACGGTGTTGCGCGCGGCCCGCTGGGCCGATGTTGAGGCCCAGCAGGTGCGGTCCCCGGCGGTGATCGTCATCGACGGCAACAGGATCGAGTCGATCAATCCCGCCGAGCCGCCCGCTGATCCGGACCTGGACATCGACCTCGGCGACGTCACGCTGCTGCCGGGGCTGATGGATATGGAGCTCAATCTCCTCATCGGCGGTCCGGGCGGTCCGGAGGGCCTGCCCAGTCCGATGCACGGAGTGCAGGACGACCCGGCGTACCGCACACTGCGGGGCGCGGTGAACGCGCGGTCCACGCTCGATGCCGGATTCACCACCGTGCGCAACCTCGGCCTGATGGTCAAGACCGGCGGCTACCTGCTCGACGTGGCCCTGCAGCGTGCGATCGACCAGGGTTGGCACCCCGGGCCGCGGATCTATCCGGCGGGTCACGCCGTGACCCCGTACGGCGGGCACCTCGACCCGACGGTCTTCCAGCGTCTCGCACCGGGGATCATGCCGCTGTCCGTCGCGGAGGGCATCGCCAACGGCGTCGACGAGGTCCGCGCCTGCGTGCGCTACCAGATCCGGCACGGCGCCAAGCTCATCAAGGTCTCGGCATCCGGGGGCGTGATGTCGCACAGTACCGCCCCTGGTGCGCAACAGTATTCGGACGACGAATTCGCCGCCATCGCCGACGAGGCGCACCGTGCCGGGGTGCGGGTAGCCGCCCATGCGGTGGGCGACAGCGCCATCCGGGCCTGTATCCGGGCGGGCATCGACTGCATCGAGCACGGCTTCCTCGCCACCGACGACACCATCCAGATGATGGTCGACCACGGCACCTTCCTGGTGTCGACGACGTACCTGACCGAGGCGATGGCGATCGACCGCATCGCACCCGAACTGCGCAAGAAGGCCGAGGAGGTCTTCCCGCGCGCCCAGGCGATGCTGCCCAAGGCGATCGCCGCGGGCGTCCGCATCGCCTGCGGCACCGATGCTCCCGCGATTCCGCACGGGCAGAACGCCAAAGAGCTGCGCGCCCTGGTGGCACGCGGCATGACGCCGATGCAGGCCATCCGGGCGGCGACGGTCACCAGCGCCGAACTGATCGAGGCCGACGATGAGCTGGGCCGGCTGGCGCCCGGGTACCTCGCCGACATCATCGCCGTGCCGGGTGACCCGTCCCGGGATATCGAGACCACCCTCGATGTGCGCTTCGTGATGAAGGACGGCGTCGTCCAGGCCACGACGGCTAACGTTTAGGCATGGAGGCGCGTGACGTGGC
Above is a window of Mycolicibacterium baixiangningiae DNA encoding:
- a CDS encoding mycofactocin-coupled SDR family oxidoreductase, translating into MPGRVEGKVAFVTGAARGQGRSHALKLAEEGADIIAIDICKNVDHCQLELASPGDLLETKERVEALGRRIIAEEADVRDFDAMKAVVDRGVAEFGRLDIILANAGIGNGGQTIETLEEPVWQAMMDINLTGVWKTVKAGIPHMIAGGRGGSIVLTSSVAGLKAYPQMGQYVSAKHGVVGLMRSCAVELGQHMIRVNSVHPTHVNTPLVMNQQTFDLFRPDLESPGPDDIAPICQMFHTMPRPWVEAEDITNAVMFFASDDSRFVTGVAMPIDLGSCLK
- a CDS encoding emopamil-binding protein, with protein sequence MPEQISTQISPRPGGGEPNFARPWAPHRRRIYLAAAAFTGAAFVLVVVGVGVGILPPTFTVDVVANLLFGIPVILLPFVLLWNAPGENRTRVDKAAELTLFYLPYTAGSQIGYELIFLIGHPLNLWTPTDDPGWKWLWWQYGLADTRYTSGNNWIFGLELVGVAVGVTVFLVWTRLIRPDLPTESRIKNLWLAFAGVAMLASSTGVYFLSEVRSGFGDIGQGAFGLWFKFIAENVPFIILPALVLYSIYLQIDFLTRRAATPR
- a CDS encoding aldehyde dehydrogenase, whose product is MGGRWCDPTAGQWIEVIAPHTEEPIAHVAAAGPGDVEAAVAAARTAFESGPWPRMDPAERIAAVRRLAALYGERRSQMAETITSEIGAPISFAQRAQVALPWTMMTAFCDLAEDYPFRETRPGRYGADIHIRREPVGVVAAIVPWNMPQFLIVTKLIPALLAGCAVILKPAPESPLDALLLAEMIAESDLPAGVVSVLPGDGSLGEYLVKHPGVDKVSFTGSTAAGKSVAAACAAGLKRVSLELGGKSAAIVLDDADPAAVAAGVRSASLSNSGQICNALTRILVPAARAGEFTDALAAEMASLVIGDPTDSATQVGPLVAQRQQQRVRGYIDTGREEGARLVTGGAEMPDGVEKGWFVRPTLFTDATNDMRIAREEIFGPVLTVIPFSDEDEAVAIANDSDYGLAGSVFTEDTERGLGVAARIRTGTFGVNQGYTMDPFAPFGGVKGSGYGRELGREGLDGYTDTKSISIAAGSKGT
- a CDS encoding aromatic ring-hydroxylating oxygenase subunit alpha, whose protein sequence is MARFPKPPEGSWTEHYPQLGTGPVSYEDSIDPQFYEIERKAVFKRAWLNVGRVEQIPRKGSYFTKELKVANTSIIVVRTTAGEVKAYHNICRHRGNKLVWNDMPLEETSGVCRQFTCKYHAWRYDLDGNLTFVQQEGEFFDLDKSRYGLVPVHCDVWEGFIFVNFAQEPERTLRDFLGPMITDLEGYPFGRMTSRFHYRSDVKANWKLYMDAFQEFYHAPVLHANQSPTAYSKAAAEAGFEAPHYRIEGPHRLVSTSGIRAWEMADEMRKPIEDICQSGLFGPWDKPDLGEMPAGLNPAKCEPWGLDSFQLFPNFVILFWGQGWYLTYHYWPTSHNTHVFEGTVYFPQPRTPRERIAQELAAVSFKEYGLQDANTLEATQTMVESRVLENFVLCDQEVLIRHLHKETAAWVEEYQRTTAAGV
- a CDS encoding metal-dependent hydrolase family protein, which codes for MTQPGPGTKTVLRAARWADVEAQQVRSPAVIVIDGNRIESINPAEPPADPDLDIDLGDVTLLPGLMDMELNLLIGGPGGPEGLPSPMHGVQDDPAYRTLRGAVNARSTLDAGFTTVRNLGLMVKTGGYLLDVALQRAIDQGWHPGPRIYPAGHAVTPYGGHLDPTVFQRLAPGIMPLSVAEGIANGVDEVRACVRYQIRHGAKLIKVSASGGVMSHSTAPGAQQYSDDEFAAIADEAHRAGVRVAAHAVGDSAIRACIRAGIDCIEHGFLATDDTIQMMVDHGTFLVSTTYLTEAMAIDRIAPELRKKAEEVFPRAQAMLPKAIAAGVRIACGTDAPAIPHGQNAKELRALVARGMTPMQAIRAATVTSAELIEADDELGRLAPGYLADIIAVPGDPSRDIETTLDVRFVMKDGVVQATTANV